In one Parabacteroides sp. FAFU027 genomic region, the following are encoded:
- a CDS encoding SusC/RagA family TonB-linked outer membrane protein, whose product MRCFKYYRSIYYRCIALLFTVFLTSVFFAQTASAKVNGVIRDNKGNLLSGVLVTIQESTVSATSDEFGKFSIPVVVGDKLTFTLAGYQTVIKVVDMDVATIDVVMPELKLGNRDQDIVPIAYSSKNKRDLTSSVSMTTFDDFGKRKDMNTMNGLGGLINGLAVLSSGWSDTGVGTSFYIRGLKTVNQNAPLILVDDVERTFDQLNANEIESISVLKDAGALAIYGNRGANGVILVKTRRGTINKRDIVINAQMGMAQSLRLPKILNSYDYARLYNEAQVLDGAAPANLKYSDADINGYKDVVNGVAGANAYKYPNVDFYSEFLKPIVKQQQYDLTMTGGNDFAKYFVLLGYMNQEGAYKYGDNTFYRYNFRSNVDVKLNPRLDVSMDMSGRLENQTRPGGNYSYLLFSQFANTPSNAYPIFNENGTLGGTQTYPLNPYGMMNRQGQQDQTNRYFNADVQFKLDLCDILKGLSWRGKGGLDFRDGMIVQLTSSQFAVYQLLADGTYTANGTKDLAKATNFWYTGKDRQFTFQTSFNYDKTWKNNRINAMTLFYLRELNSTGVAVPYKTVGFASQVSYAYKDKYLLDGTASYTGSENFARGHRFGLFPAVSAGWIVSDEDFLKDNHDLSFLKLRLSYGATGLEKPFNDRFLFRENWGDVSGYAFGTSGVDRTGTDQTRVGNDNLKWETSYKSNVGLDFGFLNNSLLWTIDGFYDKRKDIVVQKYATTPSMAGLPLPYENAGETKSWGFDSELTFDKQISKSLRVTIKGNVMLTRSKIVNIDESFKQYAYQYQAGNPIGQPFAYTSNGFFTQEEIDRRAQGNLTQEEKDKGYDVAQNGGNIRAGDIKYVDVNGDKKIDWNDAKPIAGSSVPNLISGLNLSVKYKLFDFAAQLMGMADRYIYMPGVYSNSFNGGGNASVYALQAWTPETAATAIYPRLSVNNNSNNQQYSDFWFKNGSFVKLKTVEIGYNLPSSILKSVGVSKARAYVNGYNLLSLDHVKDYDPEDTQAGISHYPMQRIITLGMNVTF is encoded by the coding sequence ATGAGATGTTTTAAATATTACAGGAGTATTTATTACAGATGTATTGCGCTCTTGTTTACCGTTTTCTTGACTTCGGTGTTTTTTGCGCAAACTGCATCCGCTAAAGTTAACGGAGTTATCAGAGATAATAAGGGCAATTTGCTTTCAGGTGTACTTGTAACGATACAAGAATCTACTGTTAGCGCTACGTCGGATGAGTTCGGTAAGTTTTCTATTCCGGTTGTTGTAGGTGATAAATTAACATTTACTCTTGCAGGATACCAGACTGTAATCAAAGTGGTGGATATGGATGTTGCAACCATTGATGTTGTAATGCCTGAGCTTAAACTTGGTAACAGAGATCAAGACATAGTCCCGATTGCTTATTCAAGCAAAAACAAAAGAGATTTAACATCATCTGTCTCAATGACTACATTTGATGATTTTGGTAAACGTAAGGATATGAATACCATGAATGGATTGGGTGGGCTTATAAATGGTCTCGCAGTTCTCTCTTCTGGATGGTCAGACACCGGTGTTGGTACAAGCTTTTATATTCGTGGATTAAAAACGGTTAACCAAAATGCACCATTGATATTGGTGGATGATGTTGAGCGGACATTTGACCAGTTAAATGCAAATGAAATTGAATCGATCTCTGTTTTGAAAGATGCCGGAGCCTTGGCGATTTATGGAAATAGAGGAGCTAATGGCGTTATATTGGTTAAAACAAGACGTGGTACAATTAATAAAAGGGATATAGTTATTAATGCACAGATGGGGATGGCACAGTCTCTGCGTTTGCCTAAGATCCTTAATTCGTATGATTATGCCCGTTTGTATAATGAAGCTCAAGTCCTTGATGGTGCTGCTCCAGCAAATCTTAAATATTCAGATGCGGATATCAATGGATATAAAGATGTTGTGAACGGAGTTGCTGGCGCTAATGCGTACAAATATCCAAATGTCGATTTTTACTCTGAGTTTTTGAAACCCATTGTAAAGCAGCAACAATATGACCTCACCATGACCGGGGGGAATGATTTTGCGAAATATTTTGTTTTGCTTGGATATATGAATCAGGAGGGCGCTTATAAGTACGGAGATAACACCTTTTACAGGTATAATTTCCGGTCGAATGTAGATGTAAAACTGAATCCACGTCTTGATGTAAGTATGGATATGTCTGGTCGTCTTGAAAACCAAACAAGACCTGGAGGGAATTATTCCTATTTATTATTTAGCCAGTTTGCAAATACTCCATCCAATGCCTATCCTATATTCAATGAAAATGGAACACTTGGAGGCACCCAAACATATCCACTTAATCCCTACGGGATGATGAACAGACAAGGACAACAGGATCAGACAAACCGCTATTTTAATGCAGATGTGCAATTTAAACTTGATTTGTGTGATATCCTTAAAGGACTAAGCTGGAGAGGAAAGGGAGGACTTGATTTCAGAGATGGAATGATAGTTCAGTTAACATCGTCCCAGTTTGCAGTTTACCAGTTGTTAGCTGATGGTACATACACAGCCAATGGGACAAAAGATCTTGCAAAAGCTACAAACTTTTGGTACACAGGTAAAGATAGACAATTTACTTTCCAAACTTCTTTCAATTATGACAAAACCTGGAAAAATAACCGTATTAATGCGATGACTTTGTTCTATTTGCGTGAACTTAATTCGACTGGTGTTGCTGTTCCTTATAAAACGGTTGGATTTGCTTCTCAGGTTAGTTATGCGTATAAAGACAAATACCTGTTGGATGGAACTGCGAGTTATACCGGATCCGAAAACTTTGCAAGAGGCCATCGCTTCGGTTTATTTCCTGCAGTTTCTGCCGGTTGGATTGTGAGCGATGAGGATTTTCTTAAAGATAATCATGACCTTTCTTTCTTGAAATTAAGACTCTCTTATGGCGCTACAGGATTAGAAAAACCTTTTAATGATAGGTTTTTATTCAGGGAAAACTGGGGAGATGTTTCCGGTTATGCTTTTGGTACAAGTGGTGTTGACAGAACCGGAACAGACCAGACTCGTGTAGGTAACGATAATCTGAAATGGGAGACTTCTTATAAATCAAATGTTGGTTTGGATTTTGGATTTCTGAATAATAGCTTATTGTGGACTATCGATGGGTTCTATGACAAGCGTAAAGATATCGTTGTTCAAAAATATGCTACCACGCCAAGTATGGCCGGTCTTCCGTTGCCTTATGAAAATGCAGGTGAGACTAAAAGCTGGGGATTTGATTCCGAGTTGACTTTTGATAAGCAAATAAGCAAGTCATTGCGTGTGACTATAAAAGGAAATGTGATGCTAACCAGAAGTAAAATTGTTAATATCGATGAATCATTCAAGCAGTATGCTTATCAATATCAGGCAGGAAATCCAATCGGACAACCCTTCGCCTATACGAGCAATGGGTTTTTCACTCAAGAGGAAATCGACCGGAGAGCTCAGGGGAATCTGACTCAGGAAGAAAAAGACAAAGGTTATGATGTTGCTCAAAATGGCGGCAATATACGTGCCGGAGACATTAAATATGTGGACGTCAATGGTGACAAAAAAATTGATTGGAACGATGCAAAACCTATAGCAGGTAGTTCAGTGCCAAATCTGATAAGCGGTCTTAACCTGTCAGTTAAATACAAATTATTTGATTTTGCAGCCCAGTTGATGGGGATGGCTGATCGGTATATTTATATGCCGGGAGTTTATAGTAATAGTTTTAATGGTGGAGGAAATGCTTCGGTTTATGCCTTGCAGGCCTGGACCCCTGAAACAGCAGCAACGGCTATTTATCCCCGTTTGTCTGTAAATAACAATAGCAATAATCAACAATATTCTGATTTCTGGTTTAAAAATGGATCGTTTGTGAAATTAAAGACGGTCGAAATCGGTTATAATTTACCTTCCTCAATTCTTAAAAGCGTTGGCGTTTCTAAAGCAAGGGCATATGTTAATGGGTACAACCTGCTTTCTTTAGATCATGTGAAAGATTATGATCCCGAAGATACTCAAGCTGGCATTAGTCACTACCCAATGCAGCGTATAATCACTTTGGGGATGAATGTAACTTTCTAA
- a CDS encoding T9SS type A sorting domain-containing protein, which translates to MKRFYFTLLGIFMLSLSGYSQDITVFDFDGVTPAFSNGGWGDTFVPNANPLSDAVNSSANVGKLTHNGGYTNGNSTAVDIDSKVYSSYEVSVYSPNTIKGKVQIQLKDASGNQLDWYEQAVTDSTKWIKYTRNLVCTSKITAVTVFFNNGTNSTGTAKDTVYLDNIVFKKSTFNTLYGESFAASWSPWGSWSGAPSTKAGSWFGKVNLQTTGDANINLDQWWGDHGHVLKITPTDAVVIIPDINVAGFDSLKLSADMSWPWSLTEQNAGYYSASDADKSPLIDVKIGAGDWVPVPTSAIGQNWATPVILLKDVSGNPISNVNTISIRLSHTPLFTAVYDNVKILGKVHNGVPTSIEAGKPNVLSIYPNPATTYIVIPASAKASIFNLSGEMVKSAENCEKVDVSSLPNGVYLVKMTVGNSTTQSKFVKK; encoded by the coding sequence ATGAAAAGATTCTATTTTACTCTTCTCGGCATATTTATGCTAAGCCTCTCGGGCTACTCTCAGGATATCACTGTATTTGACTTTGATGGAGTTACTCCTGCTTTTTCCAATGGAGGCTGGGGTGACACTTTTGTGCCTAATGCCAATCCGCTTTCGGATGCCGTGAATAGTTCGGCAAATGTAGGAAAACTTACACATAACGGTGGTTATACTAATGGTAATTCAACTGCAGTTGATATTGACTCGAAAGTTTATTCTTCATATGAAGTTAGTGTATATTCACCAAACACGATTAAAGGTAAAGTCCAAATTCAATTAAAAGATGCGTCTGGTAATCAATTGGATTGGTATGAACAGGCGGTCACGGATTCCACAAAATGGATCAAATATACCCGCAACCTGGTTTGTACTTCAAAAATTACCGCAGTAACAGTTTTCTTCAATAATGGTACTAATTCAACAGGTACAGCAAAGGATACTGTGTACCTTGACAATATAGTATTCAAAAAATCAACTTTTAATACATTATATGGTGAATCATTCGCTGCATCGTGGAGTCCATGGGGTAGTTGGTCAGGAGCTCCCAGTACCAAAGCTGGTAGTTGGTTTGGAAAAGTAAATTTGCAAACTACAGGTGATGCAAATATAAATTTAGATCAGTGGTGGGGTGATCATGGTCATGTTCTGAAAATTACTCCAACTGATGCTGTTGTTATTATACCTGATATTAATGTTGCCGGATTTGACAGCCTGAAGTTATCTGCCGATATGTCATGGCCGTGGAGTCTGACGGAACAAAATGCCGGATATTACAGTGCGAGTGATGCTGATAAATCGCCACTAATTGATGTGAAGATAGGAGCCGGTGATTGGGTGCCTGTACCGACTTCTGCAATTGGACAGAACTGGGCAACTCCTGTTATTCTTTTAAAAGATGTAAGTGGTAATCCGATAAGCAATGTAAATACAATCAGTATCAGACTTTCGCATACACCTTTGTTTACAGCTGTTTATGACAATGTGAAAATTCTTGGTAAAGTACATAATGGTGTCCCCACATCGATAGAAGCAGGAAAACCGAATGTTCTTTCTATCTATCCAAATCCGGCCACCACTTATATTGTGATACCGGCTTCTGCAAAGGCTTCCATCTTTAATTTAAGCGGTGAAATGGTTAAAAGCGCAGAAAACTGCGAGAAAGTAGATGTGTCTTCATTACCTAACGGAGTTTATCTTGTGAAGATGACTGTTGGAAATAGCACTACGCAGAGCAAATTTGTCAAAAAGTAG
- a CDS encoding T9SS type A sorting domain-containing protein yields MKRKILTLLFSGALALAYAQDASDFGAKDILIANFEDKNPLVTDSLWMDTLKTTPVTVQSANITLADNPFAVENTSPTAAKYVRAAGGWRSIYIRLNQSIVFSQTPNFQVQVYPVAGKSPAKSNISINLINDKGEIVAVGGYKDQIPQDEWTTVTAFLGKNKSSVKFNAIQISINNGDSVAKTEDTEYYIDQIGFKAPADGVELPATVFYETFGGYIADWENGKIPGQRAYPYVDNNGVTKFDGPGEYGTAEGYASVGGFTSGIPFKFRDFAADSVGTFIARGWGMGAKYKGASGGGRMQFRSKFIGTLETGPIDVSGNTDLNLSFGLGTQLWWPYNSEIANARPKVEISVDGGNFYEIYSNSTFLQFTGEQVDLGWGLMDKYEDEIFTLVEYPFTTIEGAPLPKASTINLRMSYKSGADFWIDDLWLSGKSVLSGVSNTKSDVFRVYPNPAVSYIKTPYAQKVVIMDLNGRVVLNAQNTDKVSVASLASGVYFVKVINDGVTKIGKLVKE; encoded by the coding sequence ATGAAAAGAAAAATTTTGACCCTTCTTTTTAGTGGTGCGTTGGCATTGGCTTACGCACAGGATGCTTCTGATTTTGGAGCAAAAGACATTCTTATCGCTAATTTTGAGGATAAGAATCCGTTAGTAACAGACAGTTTATGGATGGACACTCTGAAGACAACTCCCGTCACAGTCCAAAGTGCCAACATAACTTTGGCTGACAATCCTTTCGCTGTGGAAAATACGAGTCCTACTGCGGCGAAATATGTACGTGCAGCAGGTGGTTGGAGATCAATTTATATTCGACTTAACCAAAGTATTGTTTTCTCTCAAACTCCAAATTTTCAGGTTCAGGTGTATCCGGTTGCAGGTAAATCTCCTGCAAAATCCAACATTAGCATTAACCTGATTAACGACAAAGGTGAAATAGTAGCAGTTGGAGGATATAAAGATCAGATTCCTCAGGATGAGTGGACTACAGTTACGGCTTTTTTGGGGAAAAACAAATCATCAGTAAAGTTTAATGCTATTCAAATTAGCATAAACAATGGTGATTCAGTAGCTAAAACTGAAGATACGGAGTATTATATCGACCAGATCGGATTTAAAGCTCCTGCTGATGGTGTAGAATTGCCGGCTACCGTTTTCTACGAAACTTTTGGAGGTTATATTGCTGACTGGGAGAATGGAAAGATACCTGGACAACGAGCGTATCCCTACGTTGATAATAATGGAGTAACAAAATTTGACGGGCCTGGCGAATACGGAACAGCTGAGGGGTATGCGTCTGTTGGTGGTTTTACGTCAGGAATTCCGTTTAAGTTCAGAGATTTTGCAGCAGATAGTGTAGGTACTTTTATTGCCCGTGGCTGGGGAATGGGTGCTAAATATAAAGGTGCTTCTGGTGGTGGACGAATGCAATTTCGCTCTAAGTTTATCGGTACGTTGGAGACTGGTCCTATTGATGTTTCAGGCAATACTGATTTGAATTTGAGCTTCGGGCTTGGAACACAACTCTGGTGGCCTTATAATAGTGAAATTGCAAATGCACGTCCAAAAGTGGAAATCTCTGTAGATGGTGGTAACTTCTATGAAATATACTCAAACAGCACTTTCTTGCAATTCACAGGCGAGCAAGTTGATTTAGGCTGGGGATTGATGGATAAATACGAAGATGAAATTTTCACCTTAGTGGAATATCCATTTACAACTATCGAGGGAGCACCACTGCCTAAAGCCAGTACAATTAACCTTCGCATGAGCTATAAGTCAGGAGCTGATTTCTGGATTGACGATTTGTGGTTGTCAGGAAAATCAGTTTTATCAGGTGTTTCTAATACAAAATCAGATGTGTTTAGAGTATATCCAAATCCTGCTGTAAGCTACATCAAAACTCCTTACGCTCAAAAAGTAGTTATTATGGACCTGAATGGCCGTGTTGTATTGAATGCTCAAAACACTGATAAAGTATCTGTAGCTTCTTTGGCTTCCGGCGTTTATTTTGTGAAAGTAATCAACGATGGTGTGACTAAAATTGGTAAGCTCGTAAAAGAGTAA
- a CDS encoding RagB/SusD family nutrient uptake outer membrane protein, with protein MKFTAFKIFFVAIFIAMLSSCEGYLDPGYDQTLTKSDVFSSYVYALNYVRTIYSYLPSGAFDETFMTDESKHTDEASPFLIMNNGSWTSRTYVGSWTWGHYYAGIRRVHIFLDNVDKAMFLDDNTYKLTPSVNDTLRKQLRGEARFLRAFYYFELLKRFGDPSKNLGIPIVPEKVLTINDTLDFARNKYDECVNYIVSDCDNAAAVLPVRRGGSDYGKASKAAALALKSRVLLYAASPFANPSGDVEKWKLAADAANDVIKLAAVIPVGSKSPTYKLTDKATVSNDNMLSVFTTPDNDEVLFSSPVVQSNGFEASNLPPSLGGGGQINPTQDLVDAFESLTGYPITDPKSGYNPTNPYYRRDKRLAYFIALNGSQYGVAVKDETPAQLAARTLDTYVGGKDGFNSSKNATKTGYYVRKFVDPNADIILNRKTATHFWVHFRYAEILLNYAEALAEIGNISAAYDALKLIRDRAGLATPSALKSLSKDDFLERVRNERRVELCFEGHRFWDVRRWKQGETYFNAPIHGMKITKNGTTFTYEVFKVEDRVFDSKMYAMPLPYDEMQKSKLLKQNSGWE; from the coding sequence ATGAAATTTACTGCTTTCAAAATATTTTTTGTTGCAATATTCATCGCAATGTTGAGCTCCTGCGAGGGTTACCTGGATCCTGGGTACGATCAGACTCTTACTAAGAGTGACGTATTTTCATCTTACGTTTATGCGCTAAATTATGTCCGGACGATCTATAGTTATTTGCCATCAGGGGCATTCGATGAGACTTTTATGACCGATGAATCCAAGCATACGGATGAGGCATCGCCATTTTTGATCATGAATAATGGCTCATGGACTTCCAGAACATATGTAGGTTCATGGACCTGGGGTCATTACTATGCAGGTATCAGGAGGGTGCATATATTTTTGGATAATGTTGACAAGGCTATGTTTCTTGATGACAATACTTATAAATTGACCCCTAGTGTTAATGATACGTTAAGGAAGCAATTGAGGGGAGAAGCAAGATTCTTACGGGCATTCTATTATTTCGAGCTTTTGAAAAGATTCGGAGATCCCTCTAAAAATCTGGGCATTCCAATCGTTCCTGAAAAAGTCCTTACGATCAATGATACGCTCGATTTTGCGCGAAACAAGTATGATGAGTGTGTGAACTACATCGTTAGTGATTGCGATAATGCGGCTGCAGTTCTTCCTGTAAGACGAGGAGGTTCTGATTATGGTAAAGCGTCTAAGGCTGCCGCATTGGCTTTAAAATCCAGGGTTCTGTTATATGCTGCTAGTCCGTTTGCAAATCCTTCCGGCGATGTGGAGAAATGGAAATTAGCTGCGGATGCTGCTAATGATGTAATAAAATTAGCAGCTGTAATACCAGTCGGATCTAAATCACCAACATACAAATTGACTGATAAAGCTACTGTTTCGAACGATAATATGTTAAGCGTTTTTACAACTCCAGATAACGATGAAGTTTTGTTTTCTAGCCCTGTGGTCCAATCAAATGGTTTTGAAGCAAGTAATTTGCCGCCAAGTTTAGGAGGAGGAGGACAAATTAATCCTACACAGGATTTGGTGGATGCTTTTGAATCCCTCACGGGCTATCCCATTACGGATCCCAAAAGCGGATATAACCCTACTAATCCGTATTACCGAAGAGATAAACGCCTTGCGTATTTTATTGCTTTAAATGGCTCGCAATATGGCGTTGCAGTTAAAGACGAAACTCCTGCTCAGTTAGCAGCCAGGACTCTTGATACGTATGTGGGAGGTAAAGATGGCTTCAACAGCTCAAAAAATGCTACAAAAACAGGGTATTATGTCCGTAAGTTCGTAGATCCTAATGCTGATATTATTCTGAATCGTAAAACAGCCACCCATTTCTGGGTTCATTTCCGATATGCAGAGATATTGTTAAATTACGCTGAGGCTTTGGCTGAAATAGGGAACATCAGTGCTGCTTATGATGCGTTAAAACTTATTAGAGATCGGGCAGGATTAGCAACGCCGTCAGCACTTAAGTCATTATCAAAAGATGATTTCTTAGAAAGAGTTAGAAATGAAAGGAGAGTTGAGCTCTGTTTCGAGGGACATCGTTTTTGGGACGTGCGTCGTTGGAAACAAGGCGAGACATATTTTAACGCACCAATACATGGGATGAAAATAACCAAAAATGGTACTACATTCACGTACGAAGTTTTCAAAGTAGAAGATCGTGTGTTCGATTCCAAAATGTATGCAATGCCGTTGCCATACGATGAAATGCAAAAATCTAAATTACTGAAACAGAATAGTGGTTGGGAATAA
- a CDS encoding RagB/SusD family nutrient uptake outer membrane protein → MKKSIIYLLLLQVSLFFAACEDYLDKKESALLTSDQVFKDPINFQKFVDDIYTYYHYWPGDWACQSFGGLGRIAYSSFEGASDLAEASRAVAGTNASFNLGNWSPSAYGAQVELLWPWTGSYAAIRRCNVVLEKADSVPGLSSGQISGYKSEALFARAFFYFELIKRYGGVPYITKSLKETDDMDLPREPYDTCVAKIVRDLDAALPNLPQLKAQANVDFGRPTVGAALALKAKVLLYAASPLNTEPYDINIGARDTSLYYFEKPNTPDEIHQKWVDAAKAAYEVIKLEDQGLCGLADSAHYRNIIYQTNSVDAKQNEILFSRVDGSFKFSGGKALMGWVGFSDVGASKGYGGSAGTYPTQNLIDMYEMEDGTIPITGYNADGSPIINPASGYKEESMWNNRDPRLKLTVLCNQDQWQDRPVQIWFYKNNPTISGSEMKDAQDYTTTGYLCKKMWPEDLRQGGVASVTMNWIWFRYTDVLLWYAEAMDQAFGPNVDGLGNGKTASWALNRVRNRMNPKNSHKRDLVTDDKDFFLERLMNERAIEFVYEEQRWWDVIRYKKGNDIFNKPVYGVRIYSPTTSPTPSTTFEVTRRKIENRVFYDYMHKYPIPYAEIEKSPKLKQNPGW, encoded by the coding sequence CTATTATCACTACTGGCCTGGGGATTGGGCTTGCCAGTCTTTTGGTGGGCTGGGTAGAATCGCATATTCCTCGTTTGAGGGGGCCTCTGATTTGGCTGAAGCATCCCGGGCAGTTGCCGGCACAAATGCAAGTTTCAATCTAGGGAACTGGTCTCCAAGCGCCTATGGAGCTCAGGTAGAATTGTTATGGCCCTGGACCGGTAGCTATGCGGCGATACGACGTTGCAATGTTGTGCTTGAAAAAGCCGATAGTGTGCCCGGTTTGAGTTCGGGTCAGATTAGCGGATATAAATCTGAAGCGTTGTTCGCGCGTGCATTCTTCTATTTTGAGTTGATTAAGCGTTACGGGGGGGTACCTTATATTACAAAGTCTTTAAAAGAGACTGATGATATGGATCTACCTCGTGAACCTTATGATACATGTGTAGCAAAAATAGTTCGAGACCTTGATGCTGCACTCCCTAATTTGCCTCAATTAAAAGCGCAAGCAAATGTCGACTTTGGGCGTCCTACTGTTGGCGCTGCTTTGGCGCTAAAGGCTAAGGTGTTGTTGTATGCTGCCAGCCCGTTAAATACCGAGCCGTATGATATAAACATCGGAGCAAGAGACACTTCATTATATTATTTTGAAAAACCCAATACTCCGGATGAAATTCACCAAAAATGGGTAGATGCAGCGAAAGCAGCTTATGAGGTTATAAAATTGGAAGATCAGGGACTGTGCGGTTTAGCTGATTCAGCGCATTATAGAAATATTATTTACCAAACAAATTCGGTAGATGCAAAGCAAAATGAAATTCTCTTTAGCCGGGTGGATGGCTCATTTAAATTTAGTGGAGGTAAAGCTCTTATGGGGTGGGTTGGATTTTCCGATGTTGGCGCCTCGAAAGGGTATGGCGGTTCTGCCGGGACTTATCCTACCCAGAATCTGATAGATATGTATGAAATGGAGGATGGTACTATTCCGATTACAGGGTATAACGCGGATGGTTCCCCAATTATTAATCCAGCTTCAGGTTACAAAGAAGAGAGTATGTGGAATAATAGAGATCCTCGCTTAAAACTTACAGTCCTTTGCAATCAGGATCAATGGCAGGATAGACCTGTACAAATCTGGTTTTACAAAAATAACCCAACAATCAGTGGCTCTGAGATGAAGGATGCGCAGGATTATACAACCACCGGCTATTTGTGTAAAAAAATGTGGCCAGAAGACTTGAGACAAGGTGGAGTTGCATCTGTTACTATGAATTGGATTTGGTTTAGATATACAGATGTCCTTTTATGGTATGCTGAAGCTATGGATCAGGCCTTCGGTCCAAATGTTGACGGACTTGGTAACGGCAAGACTGCAAGTTGGGCGTTAAACAGGGTGCGTAACAGGATGAACCCGAAAAATTCTCATAAGCGCGACCTGGTAACAGACGATAAGGACTTTTTTCTGGAGCGCCTTATGAATGAGCGTGCAATTGAATTTGTTTACGAAGAGCAGCGTTGGTGGGATGTTATCAGATATAAAAAAGGAAATGACATATTTAATAAACCTGTTTACGGTGTGAGAATTTATAGTCCGACAACTTCGCCTACACCTTCTACAACTTTTGAAGTTACCCGTAGGAAAATTGAAAACAGGGTGTTTTATGATTATATGCATAAGTATCCAATCCCGTATGCGGAAATTGAAAAAAGTCCTAAGCTAAAGCAAAATCCGGGCTGGTAA